A window of the Bufo gargarizans isolate SCDJY-AF-19 chromosome 1, ASM1485885v1, whole genome shotgun sequence genome harbors these coding sequences:
- the LOC122926578 gene encoding 110 kDa antigen-like — MTERSEGKLSSLKGTEEFQRDRRPEEGEITLVPVKPEEGEITLVLVEPGEEKEITLVPVDPEEEEETTLAFVERKEEEEITLVPVEPGEVQITLVPVEPEEEEETTLAPVEPEEEPEEGEITLVPVKPEKEKITLVPLKPKEGEITLVLVEPGEEKEITLVPVDPEEEEETTLAFVERKEEEEITLVPVEHGEEKEIMLVPVEPEEEMQITLVPVEPKDEDETTLPPVEPEEEEITLVPVEPEEEEETTLSL, encoded by the exons ATGACAGAAAGGTCTGAAGGGAAGCTGAGTAGTCTGAAAGGGACAGAGGAGTTTCAAAGAGACAGAAGG CCTGAAGAAGGGGAGATCACACTGGTCCCTGTGAAGCCTGAAGAAGGGGAGATCACACTGGTCCTTGTGGagcctggagaagaaaaggagatcaCGCTGGTCCCTGTGGACcctgaagaagaagaggagactACACTGGCCTTTGTAGAGCGTAAAGAAGAAGAGGAGATCACACTGGTCCCTGTGGAGCCTGGAGAAGTGCAGATAACACTGGTCCCTGTGGAAcctgaagaagaagaggagactACACTGGCCCCTGTAGAGCCTGAAGAAGAA CCTGAAGAAGGGGAGATCACACTGGTCCCTGTGAAGCCTGAAAAAGAGAAGATCACACTGGTCCCTCTGAAGCCCAAAGAAGGGGAGATTACACTGGTCCTTGTGGagcctggagaagaaaaggagatcaCGCTGGTCCCTGTGGACcctgaagaagaagaggagactACACTGGCCTTTGTAGAGCGTAAAGAAGAAGAGGAGATCACACTGGTCCCTGTGGagcatggagaagaaaaggagatcaTGCTGGTCCCTGTGGAGCCTGAAGAAGAAATGCAGATCACACTGGTCCCTGTGGAACCCAAAGACGAAGATGAGACTACACTGCCGCCTGTAGAGCCTGAAGAAGAGGAGATCACACTTGTCCCTGTGGAAcctgaagaagaagaggagactACACTGTCCCTGTAG